In Xanthomonas theicola, a single genomic region encodes these proteins:
- the grxD gene encoding Grx4 family monothiol glutaredoxin: protein MSLDPALRSRIETLLSSNRVVLFMKGQPGMPQCGFSAKAVGALNELGVDFAHVNVLADQDIREGIKIYGDWPTIPQLYVDGELVGGSDIILQMAGSGELSALLGVEAPDRTPPSITITDAAADMLRGALADAPGATLALAIDAQFQPNFQLLPTDPNAIAAESNGLRVQFDPASARRAGGITIDWVDDLRGRGLAIDNPNAPKPVQDLGPRDADDRVRAGGLILVDVRPPEERARAAVNVPFRTLDGDQRAQLEALPKDTALAFLCHHGGRSAQTAEQFRALGFTHVHNVAGGIDAWADDVDGSVPKY from the coding sequence ATGTCCCTCGATCCCGCCCTGCGTTCCCGCATCGAAACGCTGCTCAGTTCCAACCGCGTCGTGCTGTTCATGAAAGGCCAGCCGGGCATGCCGCAGTGCGGTTTCTCCGCCAAGGCGGTGGGCGCGTTGAACGAACTGGGTGTCGACTTCGCCCACGTCAACGTGCTGGCCGACCAGGACATCCGCGAAGGCATCAAGATCTACGGCGACTGGCCGACGATCCCGCAGCTGTACGTGGACGGCGAACTGGTCGGCGGCAGCGACATCATCCTGCAGATGGCCGGCAGCGGCGAGCTGAGCGCGCTGCTCGGCGTGGAAGCGCCAGACCGCACGCCGCCGTCGATCACCATCACCGACGCCGCCGCGGACATGCTGCGCGGCGCGCTGGCCGACGCCCCGGGCGCGACCCTGGCGCTGGCGATCGACGCGCAGTTCCAGCCAAACTTCCAGCTGCTGCCGACCGACCCCAACGCCATCGCTGCCGAGTCCAACGGCCTGCGCGTGCAGTTCGACCCGGCCAGCGCGCGCCGCGCCGGCGGCATCACCATCGACTGGGTCGACGACCTGCGCGGCCGCGGCCTGGCGATCGACAATCCGAACGCGCCCAAGCCGGTGCAGGACCTCGGCCCACGCGACGCCGACGACCGGGTGCGCGCCGGCGGCTTGATCCTGGTGGACGTGCGCCCGCCGGAAGAGCGCGCGCGCGCCGCGGTGAACGTGCCGTTCCGCACCCTGGACGGCGACCAGCGCGCGCAGTTGGAAGCGCTGCCGAAGGACACTGCGCTGGCGTTCCTGTGCCACCACGGCGGGCGCAGCGCGCAGACGGCCGAGCAGTTCCGCGCGCTCGGCTTCACCCACGTGCACAACGTGGCCGGCGGCATCGACGCCTGGGCCGACGATGTGGACGGCAGCGTGCCGAAGTACTGA
- a CDS encoding polysaccharide deacetylase family protein, whose translation MASWGMTVPATLHRIPRHPYRWLPWALASQALVAACWWAWGWRIGLPALLMSHAAFVLPVFLPRARLYAPVLSRLPGTAPRVWLTIDDGPSDDTATILDLLDRHRAKASFFLVGARAAARPALVREIVRRGHGIGNHSQTHPQAWFWALGPWRMAREIGQAQQTLAAIAGTAPRWYRSVVGMTNPFVAAPLRRHGLARVAWSARGFDGVACDPCACVARIVRGLAPGAIVLLHEGAAHGHNVAIVEGVLRALHERGLAATLPH comes from the coding sequence ATGGCATCATGGGGCATGACAGTTCCGGCAACGCTGCATCGCATCCCCCGCCACCCGTACCGCTGGCTGCCCTGGGCACTGGCTTCGCAGGCGCTGGTCGCCGCGTGCTGGTGGGCCTGGGGCTGGCGGATCGGGCTGCCGGCGTTGCTGATGTCGCATGCCGCCTTCGTGCTGCCGGTGTTCCTGCCGCGGGCGCGGCTGTACGCCCCGGTGCTCAGCCGCCTGCCCGGCACCGCGCCGCGGGTCTGGCTGACCATCGACGACGGCCCCTCAGACGACACCGCGACGATCCTGGACCTGCTCGACCGCCACCGGGCCAAGGCCAGCTTCTTCCTGGTCGGCGCGCGCGCCGCCGCGCGCCCGGCGCTGGTACGCGAGATCGTGCGCCGCGGCCACGGCATCGGCAACCACAGCCAGACCCATCCGCAGGCCTGGTTCTGGGCGCTGGGGCCGTGGCGCATGGCCCGCGAGATCGGCCAGGCGCAGCAGACGCTGGCGGCCATCGCCGGCACCGCGCCGCGCTGGTACCGCTCGGTGGTGGGCATGACCAACCCCTTCGTCGCCGCGCCATTGCGCCGCCATGGCCTGGCCCGGGTCGCCTGGAGCGCGCGCGGCTTCGACGGCGTGGCCTGCGATCCCTGCGCCTGCGTGGCGCGCATCGTGCGCGGCCTCGCGCCCGGGGCGATCGTGCTGCTGCACGAGGGTGCGGCGCACGGCCACAACGTGGCGATCGTGGAGGGGGTGCTGCGGGCGTTGCACGAGCGCGGCCTGGCCGCGACGCTGCCGCACTGA
- a CDS encoding methyltransferase domain-containing protein: MSRPQARAIARAFLPAHPLGNRYDYYYTRTKLRTDPLYPGVLAALRGAGTAVLDLGCGLGLLAHALRADGQHQRYHGVDIDAAKIRRATRIATRSGLPGTRFEVTDLGQGWPEHSGSVAILDVLQYLDAAMQASLVRSVAKMLTPGARLVIRSALGDASGRSRTSRVADVLAHLTGWMQEVPKCYPTRDGLHAQLDAAGLRATFAPLYGNTPFNNWLIVAEPR; encoded by the coding sequence ATGAGCCGGCCGCAAGCGCGGGCCATCGCCCGCGCCTTCCTGCCCGCGCATCCGCTCGGCAACCGCTACGACTACTACTACACCCGCACCAAGCTGCGCACCGATCCGCTGTACCCGGGCGTGCTCGCCGCGCTGCGCGGCGCCGGCACGGCGGTGCTGGACCTGGGCTGCGGCCTGGGCCTGCTCGCCCATGCGCTGCGCGCCGACGGCCAGCACCAGCGCTACCACGGCGTGGACATCGACGCGGCGAAGATCCGCCGCGCGACCCGCATCGCCACGCGCAGCGGCCTGCCCGGCACCCGCTTCGAGGTGACCGATCTGGGCCAGGGCTGGCCCGAGCACAGCGGCAGCGTCGCGATCCTGGACGTGCTGCAGTATCTCGACGCCGCCATGCAGGCCAGCCTGGTCCGCAGCGTGGCGAAGATGCTCACGCCCGGCGCCAGGCTGGTGATCCGCAGCGCCCTGGGCGACGCCAGCGGCCGCAGCCGCACCAGCCGCGTCGCCGACGTGCTCGCGCACCTGACCGGCTGGATGCAGGAAGTGCCCAAGTGCTATCCCACCCGCGACGGCCTGCACGCCCAGCTCGACGCGGCCGGGCTGCGCGCCACGTTCGCGCCGCTGTACGGCAATACGCCGTTCAACAACTGGCTGATCGTGGCCGAGCCGCGCTGA
- a CDS encoding SGNH/GDSL hydrolase family protein: MTAMKRRYLALGDSYTIGEGVPASGRWPLQLAQALRAEGMALDDPQIVAATGWTTDELDAGIDAAAPRPPFDLVSLLIGVNDQYRGRALGEYRARFSALLARAVGFAGGRGGRVLVLSIPDWGVTPFARAQGRDPVRTGSEIDAFNAVAAKACAALGVAFVDITPCSRAHGHDAGMLAGDALHPSSAMYAGWSALALPAARRALRPR; the protein is encoded by the coding sequence ATGACTGCGATGAAACGGCGCTACCTCGCCCTGGGCGACTCCTACACCATCGGCGAAGGCGTGCCGGCGTCCGGCCGCTGGCCGCTGCAACTGGCCCAGGCCCTGCGCGCCGAGGGCATGGCGCTGGACGACCCGCAGATCGTCGCCGCCACCGGCTGGACCACCGACGAACTGGACGCCGGCATCGACGCCGCGGCACCACGGCCTCCGTTCGATCTCGTGAGCCTGCTGATCGGCGTCAACGATCAATACCGCGGCAGGGCGCTGGGCGAGTATCGCGCGCGGTTTTCCGCACTGCTGGCGCGTGCCGTCGGCTTCGCCGGCGGGCGTGGCGGACGCGTACTGGTGTTGTCGATCCCGGACTGGGGCGTCACCCCGTTCGCCCGCGCGCAGGGCCGCGATCCGGTCCGCACCGGCAGCGAGATCGACGCCTTCAATGCCGTGGCGGCCAAGGCCTGCGCCGCGCTTGGCGTCGCCTTCGTCGACATCACGCCCTGCAGCCGCGCCCACGGCCACGACGCTGGGATGCTGGCGGGCGACGCGCTGCATCCGTCCAGCGCAATGTATGCCGGCTGGAGCGCATTGGCGTTGCCCGCAGCCCGCCGCGCCTTGCGTCCGCGCTGA
- a CDS encoding aminotransferase class I/II-fold pyridoxal phosphate-dependent enzyme has translation MSTAPLKPLAIRERLSEVRYEIRGELARRARELEAQGRKLIKLNIGNPGAFGFRAPEHLQRAIADDMGRTDPYTHQQGLPEAREAIAAAYARRQHPDAHPDRIFIGNGVSELIDLSLRALLNPGDEVLVPSPDYPLWSAATILNDGRPVYYRCAPENGFQPDPVEIETLVSSRTRAIVLINPNNPSGASYSCALLEKIVAIAAKHNLLLMVDEIYDQVLYDGAGFVPVAPLAGEQPCISFGGLSKVHRACGWRVGWALLSGAAERVTEFRNAMDLLGALRLCANVPGQYAIDAAVNGPDTISPLCAPGGRLYETRRAVIEACAASEHLALVPPAGALYAFPAVVGAAARNVDDHDFALELMNDEGVLVVPGSSFNVPYRHHFRVTLLPDASVMREVFARIDRVLARRAEANTKIVPLKRKQSAA, from the coding sequence ATGTCCACCGCTCCGCTGAAGCCGCTCGCCATCCGCGAACGCCTGTCCGAAGTCCGCTACGAGATCCGCGGCGAATTGGCGCGGCGCGCCCGGGAGCTGGAGGCGCAGGGACGCAAGCTGATCAAACTCAACATCGGCAATCCCGGCGCGTTCGGGTTCCGCGCGCCCGAGCACCTGCAACGCGCGATCGCCGACGACATGGGCCGCACCGATCCTTATACCCACCAGCAGGGCCTGCCGGAGGCGCGCGAGGCGATCGCCGCGGCCTATGCGCGGCGCCAGCACCCGGACGCGCACCCGGACCGGATCTTCATCGGCAACGGGGTCAGCGAGTTGATCGACCTGTCGCTGCGCGCCCTGCTCAATCCCGGCGACGAGGTGCTGGTGCCGTCGCCCGACTATCCGCTGTGGTCGGCCGCCACCATCCTCAACGACGGCCGCCCGGTGTACTACCGCTGCGCGCCGGAGAACGGCTTCCAGCCCGACCCGGTGGAGATCGAGACGCTGGTGTCCTCGCGCACCCGCGCGATCGTGCTGATCAATCCCAACAATCCCAGCGGCGCCAGCTATTCGTGCGCGCTGCTGGAGAAGATCGTGGCGATCGCGGCCAAGCACAACCTGCTGTTGATGGTCGACGAGATCTACGACCAGGTGCTCTACGACGGCGCCGGCTTCGTGCCGGTCGCGCCGCTGGCCGGCGAGCAGCCGTGCATCAGTTTCGGCGGCCTGAGCAAGGTGCACCGCGCCTGCGGCTGGCGGGTGGGCTGGGCGCTGCTGTCCGGCGCCGCCGAGCGCGTCACCGAGTTCCGCAACGCCATGGACCTGCTCGGCGCGCTGCGTCTGTGCGCGAACGTGCCGGGGCAGTACGCGATCGATGCCGCGGTCAACGGCCCGGACACGATCTCGCCGCTGTGCGCGCCGGGCGGGCGCCTGTACGAGACCCGCCGCGCGGTGATCGAAGCCTGCGCGGCCAGCGAGCACCTGGCGCTGGTGCCGCCGGCTGGCGCGCTGTACGCGTTCCCGGCGGTGGTCGGCGCGGCGGCGCGCAACGTCGACGACCACGATTTCGCCCTGGAGCTGATGAACGACGAGGGTGTGCTGGTGGTGCCCGGTTCCAGCTTCAACGTGCCCTACCGCCACCACTTCCGCGTGACCTTGCTGCCGGACGCATCGGTGATGCGCGAAGTGTTCGCGCGCATCGACCGGGTGCTGGCGCGCCGCGCCGAGGCCAATACCAAGATCGTGCCGCTCAAACGCAAGCAGTCGGCGGCATGA
- a CDS encoding type I secretion system permease/ATPase, with amino-acid sequence MSGGNAAPGLVEGARSASEAPDLALQGLVLLAQFHGIAADAAQLAHDGGRGGAPFDEVALLLAARKLGLKAKVVAQPAHRLALATLPALALVPEGAPFILAQAQDDRILIHDLAERRPRTLSSAEFQARYAGRLLQVASRASVLGELAKFDVSWFIPALVKYRRLMLEVFVVSLFIQLFALVTPLFFQVVMDKVLVHQGLTTLDVIAIGLVAIAVFEVVLSGLRTYVFAHTTSKIDVELGARLFRHVLGLPLAYFESRRVGDTIARVRELENIRNFLTGQALTSVLDLLFTVVFLAVMCWYSGWLTLIVVLSLPVYALISAAITPVLRGRLNEQFARGADNQSFLVETVSGIGTVKAMAVDRRVTRTWDNQLAGYVSAGFNVTRIATLGQQGVQLVQKLVAVAVLFWGAKRVIEGTLSVGQLIAFNMLSGQVTAPIIRLAQLWQDFQQVGISVERLGDILNTRTEVPGSRLALPPIRGQVTFERVGFRYRPDAPEVLNGIDLEIGAGEVLGIVGRSGSGKSTLTKLVQRLYTPERGRVLIDGQDLALADPAWLRRQLGVVLQENFLFNRSVRENIALCDPGLPLERVIHAATLAGAHEFIVELPEGYDTKVGEHGAGLSGGQRQRIAIARALITDPRILILDEATSALDYASEHAVMRNMRAICKGRTVLIIAHRLSTVRRADRIVVVEKGRLVESGSHEELVARPDGHYAHLFRLQQGAP; translated from the coding sequence ATGTCAGGGGGAAATGCCGCGCCTGGGTTGGTGGAAGGCGCTCGGTCCGCATCCGAGGCACCCGATCTGGCCCTGCAGGGCTTGGTCCTGCTGGCGCAGTTCCACGGGATCGCGGCCGATGCGGCGCAACTGGCGCATGACGGCGGCCGCGGCGGCGCGCCCTTCGACGAGGTGGCGCTGCTGCTGGCGGCCCGCAAGCTGGGGCTCAAGGCCAAGGTGGTGGCACAGCCGGCGCACCGCCTTGCGCTGGCGACCCTGCCCGCGCTGGCGCTGGTCCCGGAGGGCGCGCCTTTCATCCTCGCCCAGGCCCAGGACGATCGGATCCTGATCCACGACCTGGCCGAGCGCCGTCCGCGCACGCTCTCGAGCGCCGAGTTCCAGGCGCGCTACGCGGGCAGGCTGCTCCAGGTCGCCTCGCGCGCGTCGGTGCTGGGGGAGCTGGCCAAGTTCGATGTCAGCTGGTTCATCCCGGCGCTGGTCAAGTACCGGCGGCTGATGCTGGAAGTATTCGTGGTGTCCTTGTTCATCCAGCTGTTCGCGCTGGTGACCCCGTTGTTCTTCCAGGTGGTCATGGACAAGGTGCTGGTGCATCAGGGCCTGACCACGCTGGACGTCATCGCCATCGGGCTGGTGGCGATCGCGGTGTTCGAGGTGGTGCTGTCGGGATTGCGCACCTACGTGTTCGCGCATACCACCAGCAAGATCGATGTCGAGCTGGGGGCCCGGCTGTTCCGGCACGTGCTGGGGCTGCCGCTGGCCTACTTCGAGTCCAGGCGGGTGGGCGACACCATCGCCCGCGTCCGCGAACTGGAGAACATCCGCAACTTCCTGACCGGGCAGGCCCTGACCTCGGTGCTGGACCTGTTGTTCACGGTGGTGTTTCTTGCGGTGATGTGCTGGTACAGCGGTTGGCTGACCTTGATCGTGGTGCTGTCGCTGCCGGTGTATGCGCTGATCTCGGCGGCCATCACCCCGGTGCTGCGCGGCCGCCTCAACGAGCAGTTCGCGCGGGGAGCGGACAACCAGTCGTTTCTGGTCGAGACCGTCAGCGGCATCGGGACGGTCAAGGCGATGGCGGTGGACCGGCGGGTCACGCGGACCTGGGACAACCAGCTGGCCGGCTACGTGAGCGCGGGCTTCAACGTCACCCGGATCGCGACGCTGGGCCAGCAGGGCGTACAGCTGGTGCAGAAGCTGGTGGCGGTGGCGGTGCTGTTCTGGGGCGCGAAACGGGTGATCGAAGGCACGCTGTCGGTCGGCCAGCTCATCGCCTTCAACATGCTGTCCGGGCAGGTGACCGCGCCGATCATCCGGCTGGCGCAGCTATGGCAGGACTTCCAGCAGGTCGGCATCTCGGTGGAGCGGCTGGGGGACATCCTGAACACCCGCACCGAGGTGCCCGGCAGCCGGTTGGCGCTGCCGCCGATCCGTGGCCAGGTCACGTTCGAACGGGTCGGCTTCCGCTACCGTCCGGATGCGCCGGAAGTGCTGAACGGCATCGACCTGGAGATCGGCGCTGGCGAGGTACTCGGCATCGTGGGGCGTTCCGGCTCGGGCAAGAGCACGCTGACCAAGCTGGTGCAGCGGCTCTACACCCCCGAGCGCGGGCGGGTGCTGATCGACGGCCAGGATCTGGCACTGGCCGACCCGGCCTGGCTGCGGCGGCAACTGGGCGTGGTGCTGCAGGAGAACTTCCTGTTCAACCGCAGCGTGCGCGAGAACATCGCCCTGTGCGACCCGGGGCTGCCGCTGGAGCGCGTGATCCACGCCGCCACGCTGGCCGGCGCGCACGAGTTCATCGTGGAACTGCCCGAAGGCTACGACACCAAGGTGGGCGAGCACGGCGCGGGGCTGTCCGGCGGGCAACGGCAACGCATCGCCATCGCCCGCGCGCTGATCACCGACCCCCGGATCCTGATCCTCGACGAGGCCACCAGCGCCCTGGACTACGCGTCCGAGCATGCGGTGATGCGCAACATGCGGGCGATCTGCAAGGGGCGCACGGTGCTGATCATCGCCCACCGCCTGTCGACGGTGCGCCGGGCCGACCGGATCGTGGTGGTGGAAAAAGGGCGCCTCGTGGAAAGCGGCTCGCACGAGGAACTGGTGGCCCGCCCGGACGGCCATTACGCACACCTGTTCCGGCTTCAGCAGGGGGCGCCATGA
- a CDS encoding HlyD family type I secretion periplasmic adaptor subunit, producing MTHRLQGWRDVLRRYVDVFTSAWSLRKQLDAPHRTADERAFLPAHLELTETPASPTARWSMRIIIALFCTALLWACLGQLDIVAVAPGKTVVDSRTKVVQTAETAVVRRILVRDGQTVKRGQLLIELDATATGAEFVQAGGALVNARLAVLRQSALARAIVDGRPPRLDPAPDLDAERIATEQQLVVSQYDAFQAHRHHLQASIAQRQAELRTTQEAIGPLEESARIAKVRADDYGRLVEGKYVGRHEYLLREQERIAAESQLATQRNRLQEIGSALGAAQEERRMLLTETRRQALDAVREASEQAGQLAQDVAKTERRDEQMALRAPVDGTVQQLAVHTVGGVVTPAQPLLVVVPVEEALEVEATVLNKDIGFLRPGQPVTVKIESFPYTRYGYLTGTVASVSHDAAQDEKLGLVFPARIKLDSSTLDIDGVQVRMSAGMSLSVEVKTGRRRVIDYLLSPLRQHASEALRER from the coding sequence ATGACGCATCGGCTGCAGGGATGGCGCGACGTCTTGCGTCGCTACGTCGACGTCTTCACGTCGGCCTGGTCCCTGCGCAAGCAACTGGATGCGCCGCACCGGACGGCGGACGAGCGCGCGTTCCTGCCCGCGCACCTGGAGCTGACCGAAACCCCGGCCTCGCCCACGGCGCGCTGGAGCATGCGGATCATCATCGCGCTGTTCTGCACCGCGCTGCTGTGGGCGTGCCTGGGCCAGCTGGACATCGTCGCCGTCGCGCCGGGCAAGACCGTGGTCGATTCGAGGACCAAGGTGGTGCAGACGGCAGAGACAGCGGTGGTGCGCAGGATTCTGGTGCGCGATGGGCAGACGGTGAAGCGGGGCCAGCTGCTGATCGAGCTCGATGCGACCGCAACCGGCGCGGAGTTCGTGCAGGCCGGCGGTGCCCTGGTCAATGCGCGCCTGGCCGTCCTGCGGCAGTCGGCGCTTGCCCGTGCGATCGTCGATGGCCGGCCGCCGCGGTTGGATCCAGCGCCTGATTTGGACGCCGAGCGCATTGCAACCGAGCAGCAACTAGTCGTCAGCCAGTACGACGCCTTCCAGGCCCACCGCCACCACCTGCAGGCGAGCATCGCGCAACGGCAGGCGGAACTGCGCACCACGCAGGAGGCGATCGGTCCGCTGGAAGAATCCGCCCGCATCGCCAAAGTGCGCGCGGACGACTACGGGCGCCTGGTCGAAGGCAAGTACGTGGGGCGCCACGAATACCTGCTGCGCGAACAGGAGCGCATCGCGGCGGAAAGCCAGCTGGCCACCCAGCGCAACCGCCTGCAGGAGATCGGCTCGGCGCTGGGCGCGGCGCAGGAAGAACGGCGCATGCTGCTGACCGAGACCCGGCGGCAGGCATTGGACGCGGTGCGCGAGGCGAGCGAGCAGGCGGGGCAGCTGGCGCAGGACGTGGCCAAGACGGAGCGGCGCGACGAACAGATGGCATTGCGCGCCCCGGTGGACGGCACGGTCCAGCAACTGGCGGTGCACACCGTGGGCGGCGTGGTGACGCCGGCGCAGCCGCTGCTGGTGGTGGTGCCGGTCGAAGAGGCGCTGGAGGTGGAGGCCACGGTGTTGAACAAGGACATCGGCTTCCTGCGGCCGGGCCAGCCGGTGACGGTGAAGATCGAGAGTTTTCCCTACACGCGCTATGGCTACCTGACCGGCACCGTGGCCAGCGTGTCGCACGATGCGGCGCAGGACGAAAAACTAGGGCTGGTGTTCCCGGCGCGGATCAAGCTCGACAGCAGCACCCTGGACATCGACGGGGTGCAGGTGCGGATGAGCGCGGGGATGAGTTTGAGCGTGGAGGTCAAGACGGGGCGGCGACGGGTCATTGATTATCTGCTGAGTCCCTTGAGGCAGCATGCCTCGGAGGCGTTGCGGGAACGGTAG
- a CDS encoding IS5 family transposase — protein MQLSFGDAEYNGKRKQTRRERLLAEMDQVVPWKDLLALIAPHYPKSGHPGRQPYPLETMLRIHFLQQWYALSDPGAEEALYDTASMRRFARIGGLDEVPDETTILNFRRLLETHDLARTLFNRVNAHLSRKGQSLRGGTIVDATIIAAPSSTKNKNGERDPEMHQTKKGNQYYFGMKAHIGVDDESGLVHHLECTAANAADITQAHKLLHGKEDTVCGDSGYTGLAKREEMASKRKLRYLIAEKPSKLKQIKSKRELKWAQRWEHAKASLRAKVEHPFRVIKRQFGYVKVRYRGLAKNTAQVLTLFALSNLWLKRKQLLPVVGRVCL, from the coding sequence ATGCAATTGTCTTTCGGCGACGCGGAGTACAACGGCAAGCGCAAGCAGACGCGGCGCGAAAGGTTGCTGGCCGAGATGGATCAGGTGGTGCCGTGGAAAGACCTGCTGGCGCTGATCGCGCCGCACTATCCGAAGTCGGGCCATCCGGGCCGTCAGCCGTACCCGCTGGAGACAATGCTGCGCATCCACTTTCTGCAGCAGTGGTACGCACTGAGCGACCCGGGCGCGGAAGAAGCCTTGTACGACACGGCGTCGATGCGCCGTTTCGCCAGGATCGGCGGGTTGGATGAGGTGCCGGACGAGACCACGATCCTCAACTTCCGCCGGTTGCTGGAGACGCACGATCTGGCGCGCACGCTGTTCAACCGGGTCAACGCGCACCTATCGCGCAAGGGCCAGAGCCTGCGCGGCGGCACCATCGTGGACGCCACGATCATTGCCGCGCCCAGCTCGACCAAGAACAAGAACGGCGAGCGCGACCCGGAAATGCACCAGACCAAGAAGGGCAATCAGTACTACTTCGGGATGAAAGCGCACATCGGCGTGGACGATGAGTCCGGGCTGGTGCACCACTTGGAATGCACGGCGGCCAACGCCGCAGATATCACCCAGGCGCACAAGCTGCTGCACGGCAAGGAAGACACGGTATGCGGCGACAGCGGCTACACCGGGCTGGCCAAGCGCGAGGAGATGGCGAGCAAGCGCAAGCTGCGCTATCTGATCGCGGAGAAGCCCTCGAAGCTGAAGCAGATCAAGAGCAAGCGCGAATTGAAGTGGGCACAGCGCTGGGAGCACGCCAAGGCCAGCCTGAGGGCGAAGGTGGAGCATCCGTTCCGGGTGATCAAGCGCCAGTTTGGCTACGTCAAGGTGCGCTATCGCGGCCTGGCGAAGAACACGGCGCAAGTGCTGACGCTGTTTGCGCTGTCGAACCTGTGGCTGAAGCGAAAGCAGTTGCTGCCTGTCGTGGGGAGGGTGTGCCTGTAA
- a CDS encoding IS5 family transposase has protein sequence MQSKRPYPTDISDEEWAFAAPYLSLMTEHAPQRKYELRAMFNALRWMARAGAPWRLLPKDFPPWEAVYQQTQRWLQAGCFEAMVNDLRSILRVAQGRHGQPSAVILDGRTLQSTCESGTRAGYDGYKRKKGSKVHMAVDTLGYLLAVQVTPADEQERAQVRSLAQEVQHVTGDTVKLAFVDQGYTGQEPAQAAQAEGIELHVVKLPEAKKGFVLLPRRWVVERSFGWVNRFRRLARDYERLPETLAGLHFVVFTVLMLSNAATILQSS, from the coding sequence ATGCAGAGCAAACGCCCATATCCGACCGACATTTCCGACGAAGAGTGGGCGTTCGCAGCGCCTTACCTGAGCCTGATGACCGAGCACGCTCCGCAGCGCAAGTACGAGCTGCGGGCAATGTTCAATGCGCTGCGCTGGATGGCACGTGCTGGAGCGCCATGGCGCCTTTTGCCCAAGGACTTCCCGCCATGGGAAGCGGTCTACCAACAGACACAACGCTGGCTGCAGGCGGGCTGCTTTGAAGCCATGGTCAACGACCTGCGTTCCATCCTGCGTGTTGCCCAAGGCAGACATGGCCAACCCAGTGCTGTCATCCTGGACGGGCGGACGCTGCAATCCACCTGCGAGAGCGGCACACGTGCAGGCTACGACGGCTATAAGCGCAAGAAGGGCAGCAAGGTGCATATGGCGGTGGACACGCTCGGATATTTGCTTGCAGTGCAAGTCACACCTGCCGACGAGCAAGAACGCGCTCAGGTGCGCTCGCTGGCGCAAGAGGTGCAACATGTCACGGGCGATACGGTAAAACTGGCGTTCGTGGATCAAGGCTACACCGGGCAGGAGCCGGCGCAAGCCGCGCAGGCAGAAGGAATCGAACTGCACGTGGTGAAACTTCCCGAAGCCAAGAAAGGATTCGTCTTGCTTCCTCGGCGCTGGGTCGTCGAACGCAGCTTCGGCTGGGTCAACCGATTCCGACGATTGGCACGCGACTATGAGCGCTTGCCGGAAACCTTGGCTGGCTTGCACTTCGTCGTCTTCACCGTGCTCATGCTCAGCAACGCCGCTACCATCCTTCAAAGTTCATAA